A window of the Mucilaginibacter sp. cycad4 genome harbors these coding sequences:
- a CDS encoding biotin/lipoyl-containing protein: MYKLSINDQYNIEAERTVAAGLLINGVKSEADIKQLRPGIYHIIESNRSYNVEIANFNGDEKTAEIKVNNNIYHVTAKDQFDILLDKLGFSDLNSARISEIKAPMPGLVLKVFVNKGDIIKKGDNLFVLEAMKMENIIKSPADVTVEKILIKPGDKVEKGQILMQF; the protein is encoded by the coding sequence ATGTATAAATTAAGTATTAATGACCAATACAATATTGAAGCTGAAAGAACCGTTGCAGCAGGCCTACTTATTAACGGGGTTAAAAGTGAAGCCGACATTAAACAGTTAAGGCCGGGAATCTACCATATTATTGAGAGCAACCGCTCATACAATGTCGAGATAGCTAATTTTAACGGTGACGAAAAAACGGCTGAAATAAAGGTTAATAATAATATCTATCATGTTACCGCTAAAGATCAGTTTGATATACTGCTTGATAAACTTGGATTTAGCGATTTAAACAGTGCCAGGATTAGCGAAATAAAAGCCCCTATGCCGGGTTTAGTTTTGAAAGTATTTGTAAATAAAGGAGATATCATAAAAAAAGGTGATAATCTCTTTGTGCTTGAAGCCATGAAAATGGAGAATATTATCAAATCGCCGGCCGATGTAACGGTAGAAAAAATATTAATAAAGCCCGGCGATAAAGTTGAAAAAGGACAAATATTAATGCAATTTTAA
- the ispF gene encoding 2-C-methyl-D-erythritol 2,4-cyclodiphosphate synthase, whose product MGKIKVGFGFDVHQLKESHPFVLGGVKLEHHAGAYGHSDADVLLHAICDALLGAANLRDIGFHFSNKDDRWKGISSLILLQHVVALIKEKGFTIGNIDAMVCLEAPKINPHIPAMKTYIAEAAAISEEDISIKATTNEQMGFIGREEGVVAYAVCLIERE is encoded by the coding sequence ATGGGTAAAATTAAGGTAGGTTTTGGGTTTGATGTACACCAGTTAAAAGAAAGTCACCCGTTTGTTTTAGGCGGAGTTAAACTTGAGCACCATGCCGGCGCTTACGGCCACTCAGATGCCGATGTATTATTACATGCCATTTGCGATGCCCTGCTGGGGGCAGCAAACCTGCGCGATATAGGCTTTCATTTTTCAAATAAAGACGACCGCTGGAAAGGCATCAGCAGCCTGATCCTTTTGCAGCATGTGGTTGCCCTGATAAAGGAAAAGGGTTTCACCATCGGCAATATCGATGCCATGGTATGCCTTGAAGCGCCAAAGATCAACCCGCATATCCCCGCAATGAAAACCTATATAGCCGAAGCGGCCGCTATTAGTGAAGAGGATATTTCCATTAAAGCTACTACTAACGAACAAATGGGCTTTATTGGCCGTGAAGAAGGCGTTGTGGCCTATGCGGTTTGTTTGATTGAAAGGGAGTAG
- a CDS encoding DUF4159 domain-containing protein: MSAFNAPAYKIARLKYSGGGDWYGDRTALPNLIKFCNENLKTNFDDDDEVVEAGSASLFNYPFTFMTGHGNVIFSDQEARNLRKYLTGGGFLHIDDNYGLDQYIRPQMKKVFPELDFVELPVNHPIYHQKYDFPNGLPKIHEHDGKRAQGFGLIYKGRLVCFYTYECDLGNGWEDYGTYAGDTQEARQKALKMGANLIQYIFTQ; the protein is encoded by the coding sequence ATGAGCGCCTTTAATGCGCCTGCCTATAAAATTGCCCGCCTTAAATACAGCGGCGGCGGCGACTGGTATGGCGACCGCACAGCCTTACCTAACCTGATCAAATTTTGTAATGAAAACCTAAAAACCAATTTTGATGATGACGATGAGGTAGTTGAAGCAGGTAGTGCTTCTTTGTTTAATTATCCTTTTACTTTTATGACAGGGCACGGCAATGTGATCTTCTCCGACCAGGAAGCCCGTAACCTGCGTAAATACCTCACGGGCGGAGGCTTTTTGCATATTGATGATAATTACGGACTCGACCAATACATTCGCCCGCAAATGAAAAAGGTATTTCCCGAGCTCGATTTTGTTGAGTTACCGGTTAATCATCCCATTTATCATCAAAAATATGACTTCCCGAACGGCTTGCCCAAAATTCATGAGCATGACGGCAAGCGTGCCCAGGGCTTTGGTTTGATATACAAAGGCAGGCTGGTTTGTTTTTACACCTATGAGTGCGATTTAGGCAACGGATGGGAGGATTATGGTACATATGCCGGCGATACCCAGGAAGCCCGCCAAAAAGCCCTTAAAATGGGCGCAAATTTAATTCAATATATTTTCACTCAATAA
- a CDS encoding RagB/SusD family nutrient uptake outer membrane protein: MRKMKFIYISATALMVCLSACNKQLNIKPVESVDQNQAIKTAKDVQGVLVGTYNRLGQVDLYGGRIFMEPDLLAAQAEITWTGTYTGLTQITVQAITRDNSFVENTWLDAYQVINQANTVLANLDKADNADDKARWEGEAKFIRGLMYFDLARLFGKSWNDGDPSTNLAAAIVSTPTTSADSEGAKVGRSTVKQVYDQAISDLTAAKSKLPEDNDFYANKYSASAVLARLYLQKGDYTNALKEANAVITSGAFSLVPDYTKEFLLSSKPSHQENTTEDIFAIQVTQQQGINSLNEFYASSANGGRGDIKITDDFLAEFEADDVRGQFYTITSVNRTKKFDNQYGNVHVVRLAEMYLIRAEANLRGGTSTGATPASDVNTIRQRAGLDPLVTVNLAAILTERRHELAFEGGFFLHDAKRLKQSAGALPYNSPRLVFPIPQREILANPKLVQNDGY, translated from the coding sequence ATGAGAAAGATGAAGTTTATATATATATCGGCGACAGCATTAATGGTATGCTTAAGCGCATGCAATAAGCAGCTTAATATTAAGCCGGTTGAATCTGTTGATCAAAACCAGGCTATTAAGACCGCCAAAGATGTTCAGGGTGTTTTAGTTGGTACTTATAATCGTTTAGGACAGGTTGATCTTTATGGCGGCCGTATATTTATGGAGCCTGATTTGTTAGCGGCGCAGGCTGAAATAACCTGGACTGGTACTTATACAGGTTTAACGCAAATTACGGTGCAGGCGATAACAAGAGATAATAGTTTTGTTGAAAATACCTGGTTGGATGCCTACCAGGTAATAAATCAGGCCAACACCGTGCTTGCCAATTTAGATAAAGCTGATAATGCAGATGATAAAGCAAGATGGGAGGGGGAAGCTAAATTTATAAGAGGCTTGATGTACTTTGACTTAGCCCGCTTGTTTGGAAAGTCATGGAATGATGGAGATCCATCAACTAACTTAGCAGCCGCTATTGTATCAACTCCAACTACCTCTGCTGATAGCGAGGGGGCTAAAGTTGGCCGGTCTACAGTTAAACAGGTTTATGATCAGGCTATTAGCGATTTAACGGCTGCCAAAAGCAAGCTGCCGGAGGATAATGACTTCTATGCCAATAAATACTCTGCCTCGGCAGTCCTTGCAAGGCTTTATCTGCAAAAGGGCGATTATACTAATGCCTTAAAGGAAGCCAATGCTGTTATTACATCTGGGGCGTTTTCGCTTGTACCTGATTATACTAAAGAGTTTTTGCTGTCAAGCAAACCATCGCATCAGGAAAATACTACTGAAGATATCTTTGCTATACAGGTTACCCAACAGCAGGGTATAAATAGTTTGAATGAATTTTATGCCTCATCAGCAAACGGAGGGCGTGGCGATATCAAAATAACCGACGATTTTTTAGCAGAATTTGAAGCCGACGATGTAAGAGGACAGTTTTATACTATTACCTCGGTTAACAGGACTAAGAAGTTTGATAACCAATATGGAAATGTTCATGTGGTGCGCCTTGCGGAGATGTATCTTATCCGTGCCGAAGCTAACCTCCGTGGTGGAACATCCACAGGTGCAACGCCGGCAAGTGACGTTAATACCATCAGGCAGAGGGCTGGCCTTGATCCTTTAGTAACTGTAAATCTTGCTGCTATATTAACGGAGCGCAGGCACGAACTTGCATTTGAAGGTGGATTTTTTCTGCACGATGCAAAAAGACTAAAACAAAGTGCAGGCGCACTTCCTTACAATTCGCCGAGACTGGTGTTCCCGATCCCCCAGCGCGAAATTTTGGCTAATCCTAAATTGGTTCAAAATGACGGCTATTGA
- a CDS encoding SUMF1/EgtB/PvdO family nonheme iron enzyme produces the protein MKILFTKTALGLLALGAVMSSCSKREQSQKTGITYNDKNNGGYERFRQSHPSPGPGLVPIEGGTFVMGGSADQDITYDYNNVRRRVTVPSFYMDETEVSNQDWLDYLHWINITFPQDRELYYNAVPDTLVWRHALSYNEPYVDNYLRHPAFQDYPVVGVTWDQAQDYCSWRTDRTNENILRETGKLVAWKDQGKKGGGGDAGVAANGQPFNTDIYLNGQMTGAGVDGKKMMPNLSPNAQAGTGKGGKAVRPVRMEDGILKQAYRLPSEAEWEYAALALAGNTQFENIDDGKIYTWNGMGVRSAKSKTRGLIMANFKRGSGDNAGVGGYLNDKADITAPVRSYAPNDFGLYNMAGNVNEWVADTYRQTSFEEFEDFNPFRGNEFSNKRLADPSKGLYAKDKYGKPIKDPAHANKKLKYSELLALQQQNTAAQSANPNTPLATTQTGSLPVDSLLPKNSGKAYDPDARGEKDEVNKALYGTTTLVNDHSKVYKGGSWNDMAFWLNPATRRFMDQDVASAEVGFRCAMTLVGAPEINPNGKPHYPVKKAKPFKTK, from the coding sequence ATGAAAATACTTTTTACTAAAACTGCTCTGGGATTGTTGGCTTTAGGTGCCGTGATGAGTAGCTGCAGTAAACGTGAGCAATCGCAAAAAACGGGTATAACTTATAACGATAAAAATAACGGCGGTTATGAGCGTTTCAGGCAAAGTCACCCATCTCCGGGACCGGGATTGGTACCTATTGAGGGTGGTACTTTTGTTATGGGTGGCAGTGCCGACCAGGACATAACTTACGACTATAATAACGTACGCCGCAGGGTTACCGTACCATCTTTTTACATGGACGAAACCGAAGTATCAAACCAGGACTGGCTTGATTACCTGCATTGGATAAACATTACTTTCCCGCAGGACCGCGAGTTATATTACAATGCGGTGCCTGATACATTGGTTTGGCGCCATGCGTTATCTTATAACGAGCCATATGTAGATAATTATCTGCGCCACCCTGCTTTTCAGGATTACCCGGTTGTAGGTGTAACCTGGGACCAGGCACAGGATTATTGCTCATGGCGTACCGACCGTACCAACGAAAACATTTTACGTGAAACCGGGAAACTGGTAGCCTGGAAAGACCAGGGTAAAAAAGGCGGCGGCGGTGATGCCGGCGTTGCAGCTAACGGGCAACCATTCAATACAGATATTTATTTAAACGGTCAGATGACCGGTGCAGGTGTCGACGGTAAAAAAATGATGCCTAACCTGAGCCCTAATGCCCAGGCGGGCACAGGCAAGGGAGGCAAAGCCGTTAGGCCTGTACGTATGGAAGACGGTATCCTTAAACAGGCATATCGCCTGCCATCAGAAGCCGAATGGGAATATGCAGCATTAGCCCTTGCAGGAAACACTCAATTTGAAAACATTGACGACGGCAAAATATATACCTGGAATGGCATGGGCGTACGTTCGGCTAAAAGCAAAACCCGTGGCTTGATCATGGCAAACTTTAAACGCGGCAGCGGCGACAACGCCGGTGTTGGCGGCTACCTGAACGATAAGGCAGACATTACCGCCCCTGTACGTTCATATGCTCCTAATGATTTTGGCCTATATAACATGGCGGGTAACGTTAACGAATGGGTTGCTGATACTTATCGTCAAACATCATTTGAGGAGTTTGAAGATTTTAACCCTTTCCGTGGTAACGAGTTTTCAAACAAACGCCTTGCGGATCCAAGCAAAGGACTGTATGCAAAAGATAAATACGGCAAGCCAATCAAAGACCCTGCACATGCTAATAAAAAGCTAAAATACAGCGAGCTTTTAGCATTACAGCAACAGAATACAGCCGCGCAAAGCGCCAATCCAAACACGCCGCTTGCAACTACTCAAACAGGTTCGCTGCCGGTTGATTCATTACTGCCTAAAAATTCGGGTAAAGCTTACGATCCGGATGCAAGGGGCGAAAAAGATGAAGTTAACAAGGCGCTTTACGGAACAACCACACTGGTTAACGACCACTCTAAGGTATACAAGGGCGGGTCATGGAACGATATGGCGTTTTGGTTAAACCCCGCTACCCGCCGTTTTATGGATCAGGACGTGGCAAGCGCCGAAGTTGGTTTCCGCTGCGCAATGACCTTAGTTGGCGCTCCTGAAATTAACCCTAATGGCAAACCGCATTACCCGGTTAAAAAAGCGAAGCCGTTTAAAACAAAATAA
- a CDS encoding 16S rRNA (uracil(1498)-N(3))-methyltransferase — protein sequence MQLFYTPDIDASHPQYFLSEEESKHAIRVLRLEAGDEVQLIDGRGGLYTAQIHDAHPKRTILKITSVTTEFDKRNHYLHLAVAPTKNIERLEWFLEKATEIGIDEVSLIITQRSERKEAKAERLNKIITAAIKQSLKAYHPLLNEPLTLNQLLDKPFEGQKFIAHCGPGDKFSLKDEITPQGRYLILIGPEGDFAPAEIDKALHNGFKPISLGTSRLRTETAALEACFEVNFLNRV from the coding sequence ATGCAACTTTTTTATACACCCGATATTGACGCCTCGCATCCCCAATACTTTCTAAGCGAAGAGGAAAGCAAACACGCTATCCGTGTACTGCGCCTTGAAGCAGGTGATGAAGTACAGTTGATTGACGGCAGGGGAGGCCTGTATACCGCCCAGATCCATGACGCCCATCCTAAGCGTACCATTCTTAAAATTACATCCGTAACTACCGAATTTGATAAACGCAACCATTACCTGCACCTCGCGGTAGCGCCAACCAAAAATATAGAACGTTTGGAGTGGTTTTTAGAGAAGGCTACAGAGATAGGTATTGATGAGGTGTCGTTAATTATCACCCAACGTTCGGAACGTAAGGAGGCCAAGGCAGAGCGTTTAAATAAAATTATTACAGCGGCTATCAAGCAATCCCTTAAAGCATATCACCCGCTATTAAATGAGCCATTAACGCTAAACCAACTACTCGACAAGCCTTTTGAAGGGCAAAAATTTATTGCCCATTGCGGACCCGGAGATAAATTCAGCCTGAAAGACGAAATAACTCCGCAAGGCCGTTATTTAATATTGATAGGCCCGGAAGGGGATTTTGCTCCTGCTGAGATTGATAAGGCTTTGCACAACGGGTTTAAACCAATATCTTTAGGTACAAGCCGCCTGCGTACGGAAACTGCTGCGCTGGAGGCTTGTTTTGAGGTGAACTTTTTAAACAGGGTATGA
- the porV gene encoding type IX secretion system outer membrane channel protein PorV: MKFFTLRGLAIITPFLLPLAVAAQTNPNGSNINAIPSEVPFLNISPDSRSGAMGDAGVALSPDVNANFWNPSKLAFLESNDALSVSYSPWLRHLVPDISLSYLSYAHKIDERNTLGASLRYFNYGSIPLADENANDQGNYTPNEYSLDVSFARKFGDNFSLGLTARYIHSNISSIAFATSSGQTTKAGNAFAADVSLYYTAPYGDGNTFAFGTHISNIGTKISYSDVGNKYFLPANLKLGVANTWQLDDVNEFTATFDINKLLVPTPPLRDADGKIIKGKDDNVSVPAGLFQSFGDAPGGFSEELKEISFSPGVEYWYNKQFAVRAGYFYENPNKGDRHYVTMGIGFKYSIFDFDFSYLAASQQNSALANTLRFTLSANFGGTTNASRR, translated from the coding sequence ATGAAGTTTTTTACATTGCGAGGCCTTGCTATTATTACCCCATTTTTATTACCGCTTGCTGTCGCTGCGCAAACAAATCCTAACGGAAGTAATATCAATGCAATTCCCAGCGAAGTCCCTTTTTTAAATATTTCACCTGATTCGCGTTCGGGGGCTATGGGGGATGCAGGCGTAGCTTTGTCGCCGGATGTAAATGCAAATTTCTGGAACCCGTCAAAGCTTGCGTTTTTGGAAAGTAACGATGCGTTATCGGTATCATACAGTCCCTGGTTAAGGCATCTCGTGCCCGATATCAGTTTGTCATACCTCAGCTATGCCCATAAAATTGATGAGCGCAATACTCTTGGTGCGTCGCTCCGGTATTTTAATTATGGTTCTATCCCGCTTGCCGATGAAAATGCCAACGATCAGGGTAATTATACGCCAAACGAGTATTCGTTAGATGTTTCATTTGCCCGTAAGTTTGGCGATAATTTTTCATTGGGCCTGACTGCGCGATACATTCATTCCAATATATCAAGTATCGCGTTTGCAACCAGCTCGGGCCAGACTACCAAAGCGGGCAATGCCTTCGCTGCAGATGTTTCGTTATATTACACCGCGCCTTATGGTGATGGCAATACTTTTGCTTTTGGAACACACATTTCCAATATTGGTACCAAGATCAGCTACAGCGATGTGGGTAATAAATATTTTTTGCCGGCTAACCTGAAATTAGGCGTAGCCAACACCTGGCAGTTAGATGATGTTAATGAGTTTACAGCAACCTTTGATATCAACAAGCTGCTGGTACCCACACCACCCCTGCGCGATGCGGATGGTAAGATCATCAAAGGCAAAGATGATAATGTATCGGTGCCTGCGGGCCTTTTTCAATCGTTTGGCGATGCACCAGGTGGTTTTAGCGAGGAATTGAAAGAGATCAGCTTTTCGCCGGGCGTTGAATATTGGTACAATAAACAGTTTGCTGTAAGGGCGGGCTATTTTTATGAAAACCCCAACAAAGGCGACAGGCATTATGTTACCATGGGTATTGGCTTTAAATACAGTATTTTTGATTTCGATTTCTCGTACCTGGCGGCCAGCCAGCAAAATAGTGCCCTGGCCAATACTTTGCGCTTCACTTTGTCGGCAAATTTTGGCGGTACAACAAATGCTTCAAGAAGATAA
- a CDS encoding TonB-dependent receptor, with the protein MKKHLLTVMLLVSCMTMVFAQNRVITGKVTDQKDGSPLPGVSVTVKGVTGLGTQTDINGSYKLSVPATAKVLAFNFLGFKLSEQPISGNVVDVQLTSDSKQLTEVVVVGYGTQKKANITGSISSVSAKEIEGTPTTSIEQAIQGKTAGVYIQSGNGKLGQGIQVRVRGSSSISAGSEPLYILDGMPITTDNLSSTDAPTNPLADINFNDIESVQILKDASAAAIYGARASNGVVVITTKKGKAGTPKVNFSASYGKSTPSRHREFLDAKQFVQIMQRAGEGAAKQDFAAGFYDTLDDAIADYKSYVEDNLTFLSGGTDDWKTGKINTNWEKAAYQSAPQQQYDLNISGGNDKTTYYMGGQYLDQTGILIGNSFKRYSGRLNLDSKIDKNLSIGMNLSFANTINNRVSNDNAFSTPLQSVALSPITPLIDPRSGLISGTPPGESEDFPLYYNPLISKNNAFYQATVYRTIGNVYANWEIVKGLTFRSEFGIDQLNQAEDSYYGSATFRNTGTNNGFGQNTTTQVLNYNTNNYFSYKNIFGQDHSLDLTLGTTYQKSRTVGNDVQGQEFASDAYKKLTAAAVIVSGASYDSPYSFLAYFFRANYAYKGKYLFSGSIREDGSSRFGSNNRYGFYPSGSVGWILTEEDFLKNNNLLSNLKVRASYGLTGNANIGNFSSLGLFSAANYNGVGGQRFSQIVNPNLKWETTAALDLAVDFGFFNNRLSGSFDYYKKNTRDLLLNVNLPGTLGISRQLQNLGKLSNKGFELELSSDNFVGKFKWSTSLNASYQKNLIKDIKGQVITDNNINYVMAGQPIGVFYMPEYAGVDPANGDALYYKNAKGTDGKLDRTKTNDPTQAQNVVVGSPTPKYYGGITNTFGYNGIELAVTFQGAFGYKVYNNGGQYMSTSAGNGFDNQTIDQLKYWNKPGDITDIPEPRLFYGNGISTSSRYLSGASYVRCKTVTLGYTLPKAVVSKLRLQKIRVYASAYNLFLITKYKGWDPEVNSDELPSNVDLSNDFYSAPQPRTIIFGINIGL; encoded by the coding sequence ATGAAGAAACATCTACTAACAGTCATGTTACTGGTTTCTTGTATGACTATGGTTTTTGCTCAAAACCGGGTTATTACAGGTAAAGTAACCGACCAGAAAGACGGCTCGCCCTTACCGGGAGTAAGCGTAACCGTAAAAGGCGTAACCGGGTTGGGCACCCAAACCGACATTAATGGCAGCTACAAATTAAGCGTACCTGCTACCGCCAAAGTTTTGGCTTTTAATTTTTTGGGATTTAAACTATCCGAACAGCCAATCAGCGGTAACGTCGTTGATGTCCAGCTAACCAGTGATTCAAAACAGTTGACAGAAGTTGTGGTAGTTGGTTACGGTACTCAAAAAAAGGCTAATATCACAGGGTCAATATCCTCAGTATCTGCAAAGGAAATTGAAGGCACCCCAACCACCTCTATTGAGCAGGCTATCCAGGGTAAAACAGCCGGTGTATATATTCAATCAGGAAATGGAAAACTTGGGCAAGGGATTCAAGTTAGGGTACGTGGCTCATCTTCGATATCTGCAGGGTCGGAGCCATTATATATTTTGGATGGTATGCCTATAACCACCGACAATTTATCAAGTACGGATGCTCCAACTAATCCTTTGGCTGATATCAACTTTAATGATATCGAATCTGTACAGATATTAAAAGATGCATCGGCAGCTGCTATTTACGGTGCACGGGCTTCTAATGGTGTGGTTGTGATAACCACAAAAAAAGGTAAGGCAGGCACTCCTAAAGTTAACTTTTCAGCATCATATGGTAAAAGTACGCCGTCAAGGCACCGTGAATTTTTGGACGCCAAGCAATTTGTACAGATAATGCAACGGGCCGGTGAAGGTGCAGCCAAGCAGGATTTCGCCGCTGGATTTTATGATACACTTGATGATGCCATCGCCGATTATAAATCATACGTTGAAGATAATCTTACTTTCCTTTCAGGTGGTACAGACGATTGGAAAACGGGCAAAATCAATACAAACTGGGAAAAGGCCGCGTATCAAAGCGCACCTCAGCAACAGTATGATTTAAATATATCGGGAGGTAACGACAAGACAACTTATTATATGGGCGGGCAGTACCTCGATCAAACCGGTATATTGATAGGTAACAGCTTTAAAAGGTACTCAGGACGTTTAAATTTAGACAGCAAGATTGATAAAAATTTAAGTATCGGCATGAACTTAAGTTTTGCAAATACCATCAATAACAGGGTGTCAAACGATAACGCGTTTAGTACACCTTTGCAATCAGTGGCTTTATCCCCAATAACACCATTAATTGACCCGCGCAGTGGCTTAATAAGCGGTACCCCTCCGGGCGAATCAGAAGATTTTCCATTGTATTATAACCCGTTGATCAGCAAGAATAATGCGTTTTATCAGGCGACAGTTTACCGCACTATTGGTAACGTATATGCCAATTGGGAGATAGTAAAAGGTTTAACATTCCGTTCGGAATTTGGTATTGATCAATTAAACCAGGCTGAAGATAGTTACTATGGAAGTGCTACTTTCCGTAATACAGGTACTAACAACGGTTTTGGTCAAAATACAACCACACAAGTATTGAACTATAATACCAATAACTATTTTAGTTATAAAAATATTTTTGGTCAGGATCATTCATTGGATTTAACGTTGGGAACAACCTACCAGAAATCCCGTACTGTTGGTAACGATGTACAGGGGCAGGAGTTTGCCTCTGATGCTTATAAAAAACTAACCGCGGCAGCAGTAATTGTTTCAGGTGCATCATATGATAGCCCCTACAGTTTTTTAGCCTATTTCTTTAGGGCCAATTATGCCTATAAAGGAAAATACCTGTTTTCGGGAAGTATCCGCGAAGACGGATCATCAAGGTTTGGTTCAAACAATCGCTATGGATTTTATCCATCAGGCTCGGTAGGCTGGATACTAACAGAAGAGGACTTTTTGAAGAACAATAACCTGCTTAGCAATTTAAAAGTTAGAGCAAGTTATGGTTTAACAGGTAACGCTAATATTGGTAATTTCTCATCATTAGGTTTGTTTTCCGCAGCAAATTATAATGGAGTAGGTGGTCAGCGTTTTTCACAGATAGTTAATCCAAACTTAAAATGGGAAACAACCGCAGCACTTGACTTAGCTGTTGATTTTGGTTTCTTTAACAACAGGTTATCAGGTAGTTTTGATTATTATAAGAAAAATACCCGCGATCTTTTATTAAACGTGAACCTTCCCGGTACGTTGGGCATATCAAGGCAACTGCAAAATCTTGGTAAACTATCTAATAAAGGGTTTGAGCTCGAATTATCATCAGATAATTTTGTTGGTAAGTTCAAATGGTCAACCAGCTTAAATGCTTCATACCAAAAAAACCTGATTAAAGATATAAAAGGCCAGGTTATAACTGATAATAATATCAATTATGTAATGGCCGGCCAGCCGATAGGCGTATTCTACATGCCCGAATATGCAGGGGTAGATCCTGCCAATGGAGATGCATTATATTACAAAAACGCAAAGGGAACCGACGGAAAGCTGGACCGTACTAAAACAAATGATCCTACTCAGGCACAAAATGTTGTGGTAGGCTCACCTACACCTAAGTACTACGGAGGTATTACAAATACATTTGGTTACAACGGAATTGAATTGGCGGTAACATTCCAGGGAGCGTTTGGCTACAAAGTGTATAACAATGGAGGCCAATATATGAGCACAAGTGCAGGGAACGGCTTCGATAACCAAACTATCGACCAGTTAAAATACTGGAATAAGCCCGGTGACATAACCGATATACCTGAGCCACGTTTATTTTATGGAAATGGCATCAGTACTTCAAGCAGGTACCTTTCAGGGGCCAGCTATGTTCGTTGCAAAACAGTAACATTAGGTTATACATTGCCAAAAGCGGTGGTTAGCAAATTGAGGCTGCAAAAAATAAGGGTATATGCCAGTGCCTATAACCTGTTTTTAATTACCAAGTACAAAGGATGGGATCCTGAAGTAAACTCAGACGAGTTGCCAAGTAATGTTGATTTGAGTAATGACTTTTACTCGGCCCCGCAGCCCCGCACTATAATATTTGGTATTAATATAGGCTTATAA